ACCATGTTAGATCGAGCATACCGCATATCATCCGACTGGTCTTACTTCTCACAAGAATGCGACGGCTTGAGCCAGTATTCTTAAAGCTTAAGTACCCGATGCACTTATTCAATCTGGCCGTCAAGCAATTCGTAGATTCTAAGGTAGCAGACCAGCAGCACATTCCATCAACCGACACGACTAAAACACCCCATCCGAGATATCATACCATTTAAAGATCAGGTCTCTGCTAATGTGGTGAAAAAACGTCTCACAGACCTCAACTCAAAAATCAAGACCACAAGTCAGCCTGTGTTCATCAGCAGGAAAGTTAACGAAGACCTTAAAATTCGAGAAGTCAAGCCAGCCATTGTTAACCAACAATATTTAGTTTCTAAATTTCAATGtaacctgtgcgatgcaggatATGTTGGTTACACTCGCGGCCACCTTCACGAACGCgttgatggacacaaacaaaaatcGTCGTCAATTTGTAAACATTATTTGAGCGAACATAACTCGAATGTACAACATTGTCTTTTAGAACAAATTCAGGTGCTTACTAAATGTTCTAACAAATTCGATTGCCTAATTATTGAGATGCTTTATATACGAAAATTTAAACCATCCCTAAAAGAGCAAACGGACTCGAATCGCGCAAAGGTATTCACTTGAAGAACTTGTGATCCTTTGTTATTATGCTAATTCGTAGAGACTATAGAAATCAAATCTTCGCATTACTTACTCACTTTGCCTTGAGAATGGTGTCATGATGACCCCGAAACGTCCGCTTCCAACGTTAATATTCGCTTGcttatgttttaagaaatcgtttttaataataataataataataacaataataataattattattattattattattattattattattattattatacatttatttctAAAGCGCAGAACCACTACTTGTCCTTAGCGttttacaatataataataacaacgtAATTTTAACACTATTTCATCCTAAACTGCAACAATAAAAGACTAAATAATACATTAAAAGGAGCTAAAATGACATTTGTTGACAAGATTATAAGGAGAGAAAGGTAAAATGTGTATAAGTGGAAAAAATGTATATCTATACGCTACACGCTATACGCCTGCCTAAAAGGGGCGCTTTTAACGCCACCGGTAAAACTATTTACATTCCTATAAATTCCTAATTTCTAATGGTAAATTATTCCACAATGTCGAGCCAGTCACGGAAAACGCCCGATCGCCATACGTCTTGGTGTTAGTTTTAGACAATGCTAAGTACTTCATGGAGGCAGATCTCAATGAGCGAGAATAGTTTCTGTAACTAAGCATATCCGTAATGTATGATGGCGCTAAGTTATTAAGTCCCTTATAAACTAATAGCAAAATCTTGAAAATCATTATAAAATTAACAGGCAACAAGTAAAGACTCTGAAGCACAGGCGTAATGTGATCATACTTCCTAGTTAACATGTATAATTATTTCCGTAGAGTCATTGTTGAGATGCTTTCTGATTTTATTAATGTTTCTTAGATGAAACTGAGCTgatttacataattttataattgtGTAATGCCTACGGCATCCCACGCAAATAGCTGCTGCGTAGATTGTGCTGACAAAACCACACACATAAAATCGTGATGTtaatctttatttcatttccttttccatccagctgatttaaacatttttttcactGTTGGTGCATGACTTATCAGCGCCGGCGTCGGCCCCAGCTACCTCCAGAAGGCTTCCAACCGCCTCCACCCACCGGTCTCCAGCCACCACCACCTCCCCCTCCCACAGGTCTCCAACCTCCGCCGCCTCCTGGACGCCAGCCACCACCTCCACCGTTGCCACCACCCCCACCGTTGCCACCACCCCCACCACTGCAATAGGAATTCTTTTCGAATCTACCCTTGGCGACATTTCTCCTGAAATTGTTCATTATGTTTCCAGCAGGACGATAGCGACCCACAACGTAAGTGCAACCATTGCTCGTAGCTTTTCCTATCCCGAGCTCGATACTCTGCTTCCACACAATCTGGGTGAAGTGTCCTGTGCCGTATCCCCAACCAGGATTATTAAAATTGAACTTGCACACTTCTTTATACCTGAGGGAGG
The Montipora capricornis isolate CH-2021 chromosome 10, ASM3666992v2, whole genome shotgun sequence genome window above contains:
- the LOC138020941 gene encoding Golgi-associated plant pathogenesis-related protein 1-like, which translates into the protein MAFRIPLLLFWVHCIFGVLNKAYGSFEEDGLVAHNKYRRIHDAPDMSLDYSMTRQATAYAKHLAGRGSLQHSSSSQRPGQGENLAMACGRELSAQQAVEMWYKEVCKFNFNNPGWGYGTGHFTQIVWKQSIELGIGKATSNGCTYVVGRYRPAGNIMNNFRRNVAKGRFEKNSYCSGGGGGNGGGGGNGGGGGWRPGGGGGWRPVGGGGGGGWRPVGGGGWKPSGGSWGRRRR